The Cetobacterium sp. NK01 genome segment TTTAAAGAGATAGAAGACTATGAAAATACCTTTACTTACATCGAAACTTTAATAAATCAATTAGGAGAAAATAGAAAAATTGTAGTTCATGAAAATAGAAATGAAAAATAGGAAAAATTTGGTGAATGGAAATTGGAATAATTTAAAAGACTTTTTAAAAAAATTAACGTCTAAAAGTTATGATAATAGTTAGAGAGTAGAAAAAGATTTAAAGCAGTAAAAATAACCATCACACAGTTTCAAAGATGTTTTAATTTTTTTAAATAAAGAGAGAATATTTTAATTAATTTTAACAAATTATGAAGTTGTTTTTCTAACTATTATATGAGGTAATAGATTTAAAGTCAGTAAACTGTTTTACTATTAAGAGATTTAAAAAGTTTTTTTAAAAAATGATTGAAAGTTTTAAAATTATTCGAAGGTGATTTAGTAGTGAAATAGAGGGATTTGTGATGGTTGCCCTCTACTTTTTTTATTTTTGGATTTGAATCTACTAAAAAGAAAAAATCTTCAAGCATCTACATAGAGACTATAAAATCAATATTGAAGAAATAGTGCTATATATTATCATAGAATATGTAGCATTAAATCCAGTGAAAACAAGAGTTTTAAAAGCTCTTGTTTTTTCATTAGTATCTTTCTTTGGTTTTGCTTTTTGTTTATGGTAAAATATAAGCAGATGAAAAAATCTTAAAAGGGAGAGGCATATGGTTGTTCAAAGTGAAGCTATGCTTGAAAAAAGTCTCATAAATAGACTTGAAGATCAAGGATATAAATATATAGAAATTAAAGATGAAAAAGAATTAAATCAAAACTTTAAAAAACAACTGGAAAAACTTAATAATATTGAGTTGAGTGAAGAAGAGTTAGAAAGAATTCTTATTCATTTAGATAAAGGATCAATTTTTAGAAAAGCAGAGATTTTAAGAGATAAATATGAATTAAAAAGAGACGAAGGTACTGAATATATTCAATTTTTAGATAAAGAAAATTGGTGTAAAAATATTTTTCAAGTTTCTAATCAAATAACAATGCATGGGAAATATGAAAATAGATATGATGTCACTTTATTGGTAAACGGTATTCCTATGGTTCAAATAGAACTTAAAAGAAGAGGGATTGAGTTAAAAGAAGCGTTTAACCAGATAAATAGATACCATAAACATTCGTTTAAAGGACTTTTTAATTATCTGCAAATCTTTGTAATTAGTAATGGGGTAAATACAAAGTACTATGCTAACAATAGAAACTCATCATTTAAGTTTACATTTTTTTGGACAGATAAAGAAAATAAAAAAATTAGTAATTTAAATGAGTTTACAGATTCATTTTTAGAGAAATGTCACCTTTGGAAAATGATAACTAAATATATTGTTTTAAATCAAAACCAAGAAGCACTTATGATTTTAAGACCATATCAATACTATGCTGTGGAAGCTATTTTAGAAAAAGCTACATCCACTAATAAAAATGGATATGTATGGCATACAACTGGATCTGGAAAAACTTTAACCTCTTTCAAAGTAAGCCAACTTCTTTCTCAAAATAAAAAAATTGATAAAGTTATATTTGTTGTAGATAGAAAAGATTTAGATTATCAAACGACAAAAGAGTTTAACTCTTTCTGTGCTGGAGCTGTGGATGGAACAGACAACACCTCCTCTTTGGTGAAACAGCTATCAGGAACAAACTCTCTTATAATAACAACAATCCAAAAGTTAACTCGTGCTATAGATAACGAAAAATATGAGCATAGGTTAAATAATTTAAAAGACAAAAAAATCGTTTTAATATTTGATGAGTGTCATCGTTCTCAATTTGGGGATATGCATAAAAAAATAACTGAATATTTTAATAATATTCAATATTTTGGATTTACAGGAACTCCTATTCTTTCTGAAAATGCCAATAATTTAAGAACAACTCAAGACCTTTTTGGAGATTGTTTACATAAGTATGTTATAAAAGATGCCATAAGTGATGAAAATGTTTTGGGATTCTCAGTTGAATATGTTGGTCGATACAAAGATAAAAATAAAAATCAACCAGATATAGAGGTTGAAGCTATAGATACAAAAGAGTTGATGGAATCTGATATGAGATTGTCAGCAATCACAGATTATATTATAAATAATCATAATGCAAAAACTTTTAATGGTAGTTATACAGGAATTTTTGCTGTTAGCTCTGTACCTGTGTTAACTAAATACTATGAGCTTTTTAAATCTAAAAATCATAATTTTAAAATTGCCACGATTTTTAGTTATGGAGCTAACGAAGAGGATGATGGAAGTGATGAACACTCTCGAGACAAATTAGAAAGATATATTGCCGATTATAACGTAACTTTTGGAACAAATTACAGTACTGACACATTTAATGAATACTATGTGGATGTGGCCAAAAGAGTTAAAGATAAACAGATTGATATACTTCTTGTGGTAAATATGTTTTTAACTGGATTTGATAGCAAACTTTTGAATACTCTTTATGTGGATAAAAATTTAAAATATCATGGATTAGTTCAGGCTTTTTCTAGAACTAATAGAGTTTTAGATGAAAGGAAAAAACAGGGGAATATTGTTTGTTTTCGTAACTTAAAGAAAAGTGTAGATGAAGCTATAAAGTTATATTCTGATGAGAACGCACTTCAAACTGTGCTTATGAAACCATATTCAGAGTATGTGAATGATTTTAATAAAGTGTTGACTGAGATGATGGAGAAAACATATGAGGTTGGAGAAGTTGACGATTTAGAATCTGAAAAGGAAAAGTTGGAGTTTGTTTCTAGATTTAGAGAACTAATTCGACTTATGACAAGATTATCTGTTTTTACAGAGTTTGACTTTAAAGATTTAGAAATTAGTGAACAAAAATTTGAAGACTTCCGAAGTAAATATTTAGATTTATATGCATCAACAAAAGGTGGAGATCGTAATAAAACTTCAGTTTTAGATGATGTGGATTTTGAAATAGAGTTACTTAAAAGAGATGACATTAATGTTAACTATATTTTAGATCTTTTGAAAGATTTAGATAAAAATAGTTCCTCTTTTCCAAAAGATAAAAAGTTTATTTTGGATATGATGAGTAAAGAGGTAACTCTTAGAAGTAAGAGGGAGCTTTTAGAAAAGTTTATTGATAATAATTTGGTTAATATAAACGAAGAGAACGATTTTGAAAGTGAGTTTAAGCAGTTTATAGAAACTGAGAAAAAAGAGGCTGTGTATAGTTTAGTTCAAAAGGAAAATTTAAAGGAAGAAGAGATTGCAGAGGTTTTTGAAGAGTACGAGTTTTCAGGAAAATTGAAAAAAGATAATATCAAGGCTTCTTTTTTTACAAAACCAAAATTAAAAGAGATGAGAGAAAAAGTAGCTTATATAGGACATCAAATTAGTAGTATAGTTGAGATGTTCACTTGGTAAGACATCAAAAGGAGAAGATAAATGTTAGATAAACAACAGTTAGAAACAAAATTATGGGCAGTGGCCAATGAACTTAGAGGAAACATGGATGCTAACGAATACAAAAACTATATATTAGGTTTTATATTCTACAAGTATCTATCTGAAAAAATAGAAAAATTTGCTAATGAAATATTAGAAGCTGATGAAATTAGTTTTTATGAGGCTTGGGAAGATGATGAACTGAGAGAGGAATTAAAAGAGGAGTGTCTAGATGAATTAGGATATTTCTTAGAGCCTGATTATCTTTTCCACAACATTGTAGAAGAAGCTATCAATGGTGGATTTATAATTGATAAATTGGATAAGGGATTAAAATATATAGAGCAATCAGCACTTGGACACAGTAGTGAAAAAGAGTTTGTCCATGTATTTGATGATGTGGATTTACAATCAACAAAACTTGGAAGAACAGTTGAAGCTAAAAATACACTAATTTCTAGCGTTATAAAACATTTGTCTGAGATAGATTTTGAGCTGGGAAATGGAGAGAGAGATATTTTAGGAGATGCCTATGAGTACTTAATTGCACAATTTGCAAGTAGTGCTGGGAAAAAAGCTGGAGAGTTTTATACACCTCAGCAAGTTTCAAAAATATTATCTAAAATTGTAACTTTAGGAAAAGATAGAGTTAAATCTGTTTATGACCCAACTTGTGGTTCTGGATCACTTTTACTTCGTGTTGCTAAAGAAACAAATATATCAGATTATTATGGACAGGAATTAAACCAAACAACTTATAACCTGGCTATAATGAACATGATACTTCATGATGTTAAGCCATCAGATTTCCACATAGAGCAAGGGGATACTTTAGAAGATGATAGACATATTGGAAAAAAGTTTGAAGCTATTGTTGCAAATCCACCATTTTCTGCAAACTGGACAGCAGCAGCAAAGTTTTTAGATGATGAAAGATTCTCTGAATATGGAAAGTTAGCTCCTAAAACAAAGGCGGATTTTGCTTTTGTTCAACATATGTTGTCTCACTTAGAAGAGAATGGAACTATGGCAACTGTTTTACCTCATGGAGTTTTATTCCGTGGAGCAGCAGAAGGAGTTATAAGAGAGTACTTAATAAAAGAGAAAAACTATTTAGATGCTGTTATTGGACTACCAGCAAATATTTTCTATGGAACATCTATTCCAACTTGTATCTTAGTATTTAAGAAAACTAGAAAACATTCAGACAATATTCTATTTATAGATGCATCTAACGATTTTGAAAAAGTTAAGACTCAAAATGTTTTAAGAGAAGAGGATATTGAAAAAATAATTACGACTCTTTCTGAAAGAAAAGCTGTTGAAAAATATTCTCATATTGCAAGTTTAAATGAGATTGCAGAAAATGATTACAATTTAAATATTCCAAGATATGTTGATACTTTTGAAGAGGAAGAAGAGATTGATTTAGACGAGATTGTATCTAAATTAGATAGTCTTGGAGAGAGAAAAATATCTGTGGCAGAAAGTTTGAAAAAATATTGTGATGAGCTTAATATAAAAGCTCCAAAGTTATAGGAGTGTTTTATGGAGTTAGAAAGAAGTAGTCATATCTATGATGAAATAAAAAGTCTTTTGGAAAATGCTAGAAAAAAAGTTTTATCCACGGTAAATTCAACAATGACTATGACATATTTTTTAATTGGAAAAAAGATTGTTGAAGAGGAGCAAAATGGAGAAAGTAGAGCCGAGTATGGAAAAGAGCTTATTAAAAATCTAGCGGTACAACTTACTGAAGAATTTGGAAAGGGATTCACTATTAGAAATCTAGAATTAATAAGAAAATTTTACATGACATATTCAGTAGATGAAAAAACGAAATCAGTGATTTCGTTTTCTGAGAATCCTTTTAAATTAAGCTGGACTCACTATATTCGTTTAGTTAGAATTCAAAATATTGAAGAAAGAAGATTCTATGAAATAGAAGCTGAAAAAGAAAATTGGACCGTTAGAGAGATGGATAGACAAATAAGTAGCTGTCTTTATGAAAGACTCGTTCTTAGTCGTGATAAAGAAGAGGTAAAAGCTCTATCTACTAAAGGGCAAGTTGTAGAAAAGTCTAAAGATATTATAAAAGATCCTTACATTTTAGAATTTTTAGGATTAGAGGAGTTTTCAAACTATTCAGAGAATACTTTGGAAACTGCAATAATATCTCATATTGAAAAATTCATAATGGAACTTGGAAAAGGATTTTTGTTTCAAGGAAGACAAGTAAGGTTTACCTTTGATGAAGAGCATTTCTTTGTTGATTTAGTTTTCTATAATAGAATTTTAAAGTGTTTTGTGATAATAGATTTGAAAATTGGAAAGTTAAAACATCAAGACATTGGGCAGATGCAGATGTATGTAAATTATTATGATAGATTTGTAAAGTTACCTGATGAAAATAAAACTATTGGAATTATAATTTGTAAAGATAAAAATGATACTTTAGTAGAGATAACTCTTCCTGAAAATAATGAACAGATATTTGCAAGTAGATACATGACAATACTTCCTTCAAAAGAGGAGTTGGCTAAAATTGTTGAGGAGGAAGAGAATAATGAAAAATAAAGTACCAAAGTTAAGATTTAAAGAGTTTACTGATGAGTGGGAGGAGAAAAGATTAGGAGAAGTTTTATTTGAAAGAAAAATAAAGCAAAAAATATCAGAAATAGCACCATTATTAGCTTTTGCAGCGGGACAAGGAGTTATTGATCGTAGTGAAAGAAAAACAAATAATAGAGATTTTTTAACAAAAGACTCTACCCAAAAAAAATATTTACTTACAAAATATAATGATATTGTATATAATCCTTCAAATTTAAAATATGGAGCAATTGATAGAAATAAATATGGTCAAGGAGTTATATCTCCAATTTATGTTACTTTTGAAACATCTGAAATTCCAAGTTTTATTGAATTAATAGTAAAAAGTGAAAATTTTAAACAAAAAGCTTTACAATATGAAGAAGGAACGGTTACAAAGCGGCAATCAGTTAAGCCAGAAAATCTATTATCTTTAAACATAATTAAGCCAGATTTAAAAGAACAAGAAAAGATAGCCTCGTTTCTTTCAAAGGTGGATGAAAGCATTGAAATTTTAGAAGAAGAAAAAGAGTTATGGGAAAAATATAAAAAAGGCATGATGCAAAAAATC includes the following:
- a CDS encoding type I restriction endonuclease subunit R; protein product: MVVQSEAMLEKSLINRLEDQGYKYIEIKDEKELNQNFKKQLEKLNNIELSEEELERILIHLDKGSIFRKAEILRDKYELKRDEGTEYIQFLDKENWCKNIFQVSNQITMHGKYENRYDVTLLVNGIPMVQIELKRRGIELKEAFNQINRYHKHSFKGLFNYLQIFVISNGVNTKYYANNRNSSFKFTFFWTDKENKKISNLNEFTDSFLEKCHLWKMITKYIVLNQNQEALMILRPYQYYAVEAILEKATSTNKNGYVWHTTGSGKTLTSFKVSQLLSQNKKIDKVIFVVDRKDLDYQTTKEFNSFCAGAVDGTDNTSSLVKQLSGTNSLIITTIQKLTRAIDNEKYEHRLNNLKDKKIVLIFDECHRSQFGDMHKKITEYFNNIQYFGFTGTPILSENANNLRTTQDLFGDCLHKYVIKDAISDENVLGFSVEYVGRYKDKNKNQPDIEVEAIDTKELMESDMRLSAITDYIINNHNAKTFNGSYTGIFAVSSVPVLTKYYELFKSKNHNFKIATIFSYGANEEDDGSDEHSRDKLERYIADYNVTFGTNYSTDTFNEYYVDVAKRVKDKQIDILLVVNMFLTGFDSKLLNTLYVDKNLKYHGLVQAFSRTNRVLDERKKQGNIVCFRNLKKSVDEAIKLYSDENALQTVLMKPYSEYVNDFNKVLTEMMEKTYEVGEVDDLESEKEKLEFVSRFRELIRLMTRLSVFTEFDFKDLEISEQKFEDFRSKYLDLYASTKGGDRNKTSVLDDVDFEIELLKRDDINVNYILDLLKDLDKNSSSFPKDKKFILDMMSKEVTLRSKRELLEKFIDNNLVNINEENDFESEFKQFIETEKKEAVYSLVQKENLKEEEIAEVFEEYEFSGKLKKDNIKASFFTKPKLKEMREKVAYIGHQISSIVEMFTW
- a CDS encoding type I restriction-modification system subunit M, with protein sequence MLDKQQLETKLWAVANELRGNMDANEYKNYILGFIFYKYLSEKIEKFANEILEADEISFYEAWEDDELREELKEECLDELGYFLEPDYLFHNIVEEAINGGFIIDKLDKGLKYIEQSALGHSSEKEFVHVFDDVDLQSTKLGRTVEAKNTLISSVIKHLSEIDFELGNGERDILGDAYEYLIAQFASSAGKKAGEFYTPQQVSKILSKIVTLGKDRVKSVYDPTCGSGSLLLRVAKETNISDYYGQELNQTTYNLAIMNMILHDVKPSDFHIEQGDTLEDDRHIGKKFEAIVANPPFSANWTAAAKFLDDERFSEYGKLAPKTKADFAFVQHMLSHLEENGTMATVLPHGVLFRGAAEGVIREYLIKEKNYLDAVIGLPANIFYGTSIPTCILVFKKTRKHSDNILFIDASNDFEKVKTQNVLREEDIEKIITTLSERKAVEKYSHIASLNEIAENDYNLNIPRYVDTFEEEEEIDLDEIVSKLDSLGERKISVAESLKKYCDELNIKAPKL
- a CDS encoding PDDEXK nuclease domain-containing protein — its product is MELERSSHIYDEIKSLLENARKKVLSTVNSTMTMTYFLIGKKIVEEEQNGESRAEYGKELIKNLAVQLTEEFGKGFTIRNLELIRKFYMTYSVDEKTKSVISFSENPFKLSWTHYIRLVRIQNIEERRFYEIEAEKENWTVREMDRQISSCLYERLVLSRDKEEVKALSTKGQVVEKSKDIIKDPYILEFLGLEEFSNYSENTLETAIISHIEKFIMELGKGFLFQGRQVRFTFDEEHFFVDLVFYNRILKCFVIIDLKIGKLKHQDIGQMQMYVNYYDRFVKLPDENKTIGIIICKDKNDTLVEITLPENNEQIFASRYMTILPSKEELAKIVEEEENNEK
- a CDS encoding restriction endonuclease subunit S — its product is MKNKVPKLRFKEFTDEWEEKRLGEVLFERKIKQKISEIAPLLAFAAGQGVIDRSERKTNNRDFLTKDSTQKKYLLTKYNDIVYNPSNLKYGAIDRNKYGQGVISPIYVTFETSEIPSFIELIVKSENFKQKALQYEEGTVTKRQSVKPENLLSLNIIKPDLKEQEKIASFLSKVDESIEILEEEKELWEKYKKGMMQKIFSQKLRFKDENGNDYPEWEEKRLEEVLTIGNGKDYKHLNEGDVPVFGTGGYMTSVDKYLYDGETVFIGRKGTINKPFYYNGKFWTVDTLFYTHNFKNSLPKFIYVIFQNVDWLQYNEASGVPSLSKSTINNIFINLPSLPEQEKIANLLSTIDEKIELIEKELEEIKEFKKGLLQKMFV